Proteins encoded together in one Bradyrhizobium sp. PSBB068 window:
- a CDS encoding amidase, which translates to MSADPLHYKSITEISGLIRRGEAKPSEITETILSRIAKLDGQFHGYVHVLAERAMAQAKQHDAEIARGIWRGPLHGVPIGLKDLCYTSFAPTAGGTTIHARFVPSFNATIVDRLELAGAVTLGKLKMTEGAYTSHHPAVEAPLNPWNVNYWVGSSSSGSGVATSAGLCYGSIGSDTGGSIRFPSATCGLTGIKPTWGRVSRHGIFPLADSLDHVGPMCRSAADAAAMLGVIAGADANDPTALRAPVPNYLAGIGEGIRGLRIGVDRRYTQEGIDRQVVTALLQAERTLADLGADIREVHFPPYQKLVSQWIAMCSVETAEAHLDTYPTRKSEYGPDLAQLIEQGRSVSGVDIAAIHHERLKFGGSLAAMFEDIDLLLIPTMPVPIPTLTKMSEYGADPNVLLSILRFTAVFDFSGSPTITLPMGMASDRMPLSMQLVGPHLSEDVLVRAGAAYQSVTDWHTRRPPVE; encoded by the coding sequence ATGTCAGCAGATCCATTGCACTACAAGTCGATCACCGAGATCTCCGGGCTTATCCGCCGCGGCGAAGCGAAACCTTCGGAGATCACGGAGACGATCCTGAGCCGGATCGCGAAGTTGGATGGGCAATTCCATGGCTATGTGCACGTGCTCGCGGAGCGGGCCATGGCCCAGGCGAAACAGCATGACGCGGAAATCGCCAGGGGCATCTGGCGCGGCCCGCTGCACGGCGTTCCGATCGGGCTGAAGGACCTCTGCTATACGTCGTTTGCGCCGACCGCGGGCGGCACGACGATCCACGCCAGGTTCGTGCCGTCCTTCAACGCCACGATCGTGGACCGGCTGGAGCTCGCCGGCGCGGTGACGCTCGGCAAGCTGAAGATGACGGAGGGCGCCTATACCAGCCACCATCCGGCCGTCGAGGCTCCGCTCAATCCGTGGAATGTGAACTATTGGGTCGGCTCCTCGTCGAGCGGATCGGGCGTCGCGACCTCGGCCGGGCTCTGCTACGGCTCGATCGGCAGCGACACCGGCGGCTCGATCCGGTTTCCGTCGGCGACTTGCGGCTTGACCGGGATCAAGCCGACCTGGGGCCGCGTCAGCCGGCACGGCATCTTCCCGCTGGCGGATTCGCTCGATCATGTCGGACCGATGTGCCGGAGCGCGGCGGATGCGGCTGCGATGCTCGGCGTCATCGCCGGCGCCGATGCCAATGATCCGACCGCCTTGAGGGCGCCGGTGCCGAATTATCTGGCCGGGATCGGCGAGGGCATCAGGGGCCTCAGGATCGGCGTTGATCGCAGGTACACCCAGGAGGGAATCGACCGACAGGTCGTAACAGCATTGCTGCAAGCCGAGCGCACGCTGGCCGATCTCGGTGCCGACATCCGCGAGGTGCATTTCCCGCCGTACCAGAAACTCGTCAGCCAGTGGATTGCGATGTGCTCGGTGGAGACGGCTGAGGCGCATCTCGACACCTACCCGACGCGGAAGTCGGAGTATGGACCGGACCTCGCCCAGCTGATCGAGCAGGGCAGGTCGGTCAGCGGCGTCGATATTGCCGCGATCCATCACGAGCGGCTCAAGTTCGGTGGCAGCCTTGCTGCGATGTTCGAGGATATCGATCTCCTCCTGATCCCGACGATGCCGGTGCCGATCCCGACGCTGACGAAGATGAGCGAGTACGGCGCCGATCCCAATGTGCTCCTGAGCATCCTGCGCTTCACGGCGGTGTTCGACTTCTCGGGCAGCCCGACCATCACATTGCCGATGGGCATGGCATCCGACCGGATGCCGCTCAGCATGCAGCTGGTCGGCCCGCATCTCTCCGAAGACGTGCTGGTCCGCGCCGGCGCAGCGTACCAGTCGGTGACCGACTGGCACACGCGGCGGCCGCCGGTCGAATAG
- a CDS encoding ABC transporter substrate-binding protein has translation MGPSINRRRLLQMGAGAGLGVAMPSLAMPGIARASTKTITAVMHAPLRATDPIMTTAWTARNHGYMIYDTLFSTNSKFEIKPQMVEAWEVSADNLIYTFRLRPGLKFHDGSAVTSADVIPSLQRWSKRDSMGQKLFEFVAELKAVDERTFRMALKEPCGFVLAALGKPTANVPFIVPARIAATPADQAITDHLGSGPFRFVTPEFQPGVKAAYEKNPDYVSRDEPSDGTGGGKVVKIGRYEWISVPDFQIATNALMNDEIDYFEVPPHDHHPLLARAANVELTDYNTLGFSGMCRMNWLVPPFDRVEIRQAVLHAVNQKDWLDTQIGNPDYYKVTPAIFVAGTPFESTIGWSTRADTAKAKELLKQGGYKGEPITILHATDAPIITALGTVTAEALRAIGMNVNLLAMDWGSVVARRAKQSMPAEGGWSLYHSTWASADLVNPIGNACVNGKGKNGGFFGWVEDAELERLRDGFARAAAPADQKAIADKIQARAYEVVTHVPTGQYNQPAATRKALKDIVRAPVPLFWNVDKTG, from the coding sequence ATGGGACCATCGATCAACCGCCGCCGCCTGCTGCAGATGGGCGCAGGCGCGGGCCTCGGCGTTGCGATGCCAAGTCTTGCGATGCCAGGTATCGCGCGGGCCAGCACCAAAACGATCACCGCCGTCATGCACGCGCCGCTGCGCGCCACCGATCCGATCATGACGACGGCGTGGACGGCGCGCAACCACGGCTACATGATCTACGACACGCTGTTCTCGACCAACTCGAAGTTCGAGATCAAGCCGCAGATGGTCGAGGCCTGGGAGGTCTCTGCCGACAACCTCATTTATACATTCCGCCTGCGGCCCGGCCTCAAATTCCATGACGGTAGTGCGGTGACCTCGGCCGACGTGATCCCCTCGCTGCAGCGCTGGTCCAAGCGCGACTCGATGGGCCAGAAGCTGTTCGAGTTCGTCGCCGAGCTTAAGGCGGTCGACGAGCGGACCTTCCGCATGGCGCTGAAGGAGCCGTGCGGCTTCGTGCTCGCCGCGCTCGGCAAGCCGACCGCCAACGTGCCCTTCATCGTGCCGGCGCGGATCGCCGCGACGCCCGCCGACCAGGCCATCACGGATCATCTCGGCTCCGGGCCATTCCGTTTCGTGACGCCGGAATTCCAACCCGGTGTGAAAGCGGCTTACGAGAAGAACCCCGACTACGTCTCGCGCGACGAGCCGTCGGACGGCACCGGCGGCGGCAAGGTGGTGAAGATCGGCCGCTACGAATGGATCAGCGTGCCGGACTTCCAGATCGCGACCAACGCGCTGATGAACGACGAGATCGACTATTTCGAGGTGCCGCCGCACGACCATCATCCATTGCTGGCGCGCGCCGCGAACGTCGAGCTGACCGATTACAACACGCTCGGCTTCTCCGGCATGTGCCGGATGAACTGGCTGGTGCCGCCGTTCGACCGGGTGGAGATCCGCCAGGCCGTGCTGCACGCAGTGAACCAGAAGGACTGGCTCGACACCCAGATCGGCAACCCCGATTACTACAAGGTCACCCCGGCGATCTTCGTCGCCGGCACGCCGTTCGAGAGTACGATCGGCTGGTCGACCAGAGCAGACACCGCAAAGGCCAAGGAGCTGCTCAAGCAGGGCGGCTACAAGGGCGAGCCGATCACGATCCTGCACGCGACCGACGCCCCGATCATCACCGCGCTCGGCACGGTCACGGCCGAGGCGTTGCGCGCGATCGGCATGAACGTCAACCTGCTGGCGATGGACTGGGGATCGGTGGTGGCGCGGCGCGCCAAGCAATCGATGCCGGCCGAGGGCGGCTGGTCGCTCTATCATTCGACCTGGGCGAGCGCCGACCTCGTCAATCCGATCGGCAATGCCTGCGTCAACGGCAAGGGCAAGAATGGCGGCTTCTTCGGCTGGGTCGAGGACGCCGAACTCGAGCGGCTGCGCGACGGTTTTGCCCGCGCTGCGGCGCCGGCGGACCAGAAGGCGATCGCCGACAAGATCCAGGCGCGCGCCTATGAGGTGGTCACCCACGTCCCGACCGGGCAGTACAACCAGCCGGCCGCGACGCGAAAGGCGTTGAAGGACATCGTCCGCGCCCCGGTGCCGCTGTTCTGGAACGTCGACAAGACCGGCTGA
- a CDS encoding serine hydrolase — protein sequence MNSRRIMAAFPSAADQQVTLANWRQHPFSEWGFRNVRELLPTANIARAQTPAPLSFAPRHLDDIGFADPRSETIGVGQALRASHTDGIVVSHRGQVVFEWYAHGLTPDTPHLIFSVSKSVAGTLGGILADRGMLDPDAPVTRYIPEMEGSVYGGSCTVRHLLDMSVGIRFEEDYMARDGDVVNYRRSTGWEPPDPAVPPTNLRDYLRTLRPNGAPHGETFHYVSTNTDVLGWVYEHACGMSYAKILSQYLWQPMGAEHDAYITVDSRGAARVAGGICATLRDLARFGEMMRNHGISNGRQVVPGWWVDDIRQNGNAEAWSRGDLTKVFPNGNYRNKWYTLDRRETPFAAVGIHGQWIYIDPAHETVIARVSSQPLPMDLDLDHMWMRGYRAIAARLGGDA from the coding sequence ATGAATTCGCGTCGCATCATGGCCGCCTTCCCCTCGGCGGCCGACCAACAAGTCACGCTCGCCAACTGGCGTCAGCATCCGTTCAGCGAGTGGGGATTTCGCAACGTTCGCGAGCTGCTGCCCACCGCAAACATCGCGCGCGCCCAGACGCCGGCGCCGCTGTCCTTTGCGCCCCGCCATCTCGACGACATCGGCTTCGCTGACCCGCGCAGCGAGACGATCGGCGTCGGTCAGGCGCTGCGCGCCAGCCATACCGACGGCATCGTGGTGTCGCATCGCGGACAGGTCGTGTTCGAATGGTACGCGCATGGCCTGACACCTGACACCCCGCACCTCATTTTCTCCGTCAGCAAATCGGTCGCCGGAACGCTTGGCGGCATCCTGGCCGATCGCGGCATGCTCGATCCCGACGCGCCGGTGACGCGCTATATCCCGGAGATGGAAGGATCGGTCTATGGCGGCAGCTGCACGGTGCGGCATCTGCTCGACATGAGCGTCGGCATCCGGTTCGAAGAGGATTACATGGCGCGCGACGGTGACGTCGTGAACTACCGCCGCTCCACCGGCTGGGAGCCGCCGGATCCGGCTGTTCCACCGACCAATTTGCGCGATTATCTGCGCACCCTGCGGCCAAACGGCGCGCCGCACGGCGAGACCTTCCACTACGTCTCGACCAATACCGACGTGCTCGGCTGGGTCTATGAGCACGCCTGCGGCATGTCCTACGCGAAGATCCTCTCGCAATATCTGTGGCAGCCGATGGGCGCCGAGCACGACGCCTACATCACGGTCGATTCCCGCGGCGCGGCGCGCGTCGCCGGCGGCATCTGCGCGACGCTGCGCGACCTCGCCCGCTTCGGCGAGATGATGCGCAATCACGGTATCAGCAACGGACGACAGGTCGTACCCGGCTGGTGGGTCGACGACATCAGGCAGAACGGCAACGCCGAGGCCTGGTCGCGCGGTGACCTGACCAAGGTGTTCCCGAACGGCAATTACCGCAACAAATGGTACACCCTCGACCGGCGCGAAACGCCGTTTGCCGCCGTCGGCATCCATGGCCAGTGGATCTATATCGATCCGGCCCACGAGACCGTGATCGCGCGTGTCTCCTCGCAGCCGCTGCCGATGGATCTCGATCTCGACCACATGTGGATGCGCGGCTATCGCGCGATCGCGGCCAGGCTTGGCGGCGACGCCTGA
- a CDS encoding response regulator transcription factor: MIALLGRPDPATTQAIQFARGILEGSATAFYEVDGNLTLNRFVLSSNVPPSFHDQYLAGMNRLDPLHPRSASNRPIARLSIALDQCASQEAATYRAFAGQCGVADMIEFFFRRNDRIVAGMSVLWAPGCAIPDGSMHIAEKIHDYLEFNLTSRLSSSSDEPARYGLTSREMEVVELLGCGRTNREIGECLNIGLATVKTHLIHIFEKLGVETRSAVVAMMSRPH; encoded by the coding sequence ATGATCGCGCTTCTGGGCCGACCGGATCCGGCGACCACGCAGGCCATTCAGTTCGCGCGAGGCATTCTCGAGGGTTCCGCGACCGCGTTCTACGAGGTCGACGGTAATTTGACCCTCAACCGCTTCGTGCTGAGCAGCAACGTCCCGCCGAGCTTCCACGATCAGTATCTGGCCGGCATGAACCGGCTCGATCCGCTGCATCCGCGCTCTGCCAGCAACCGGCCGATCGCCAGGCTGAGCATCGCCCTCGACCAATGCGCCTCCCAGGAGGCTGCGACCTATCGCGCCTTCGCCGGCCAGTGCGGCGTCGCCGACATGATCGAGTTCTTCTTCCGCCGCAACGACCGCATCGTCGCCGGAATGAGCGTGCTCTGGGCGCCGGGCTGTGCGATCCCCGACGGCAGCATGCATATTGCCGAGAAGATCCACGACTATCTCGAGTTCAACCTGACCAGTCGCCTGTCATCCAGTTCCGATGAGCCGGCGCGTTACGGCCTGACCTCGCGCGAGATGGAAGTCGTCGAGCTCCTTGGCTGCGGCCGGACCAATCGCGAGATCGGCGAGTGCCTGAACATCGGGCTCGCGACGGTGAAGACGCACCTGATCCATATCTTCGAGAAGCTCGGCGTCGAGACCCGCTCGGCCGTGGTGGCGATGATGTCGCGGCCGCATTGA